The segment CAAGACGTTTTATAATTTCATCTTCTTTATGATAATCATGCCATGTCAGTTTGTCTAATGCATtgcatcaaaatttgaatagatCTGTAAGAAGTTTCATAATTTGATCTTCcttataataataattgcaTGTATTGCATCAAAGTATTAGTAGACTTACTTTTAATTGTGAATTAAGAAAGTTTTGATCGAAGTATGGTATCTTCATAATATTCTGCATGTATTTCAAGATAAAGATGCAttggtttgtttttatttctttcaaatcGGTTCCACAGAAAGCGTATAAGTTTGTCTGACAGTTTTAACTGACTGGGGAAAGAAGTTACACGCGATGACACTGTAAAATATAATATGCTGTTTGCTGTGGTgcatattgattttcttttacCGGATGAGTGCGTCAATACaggctatacatgtatttaaagttCTCCACGACAACAATTTATCTGTTATTCTAAATAAACTACGTGATGGTAGATGTGAATGAATTTGTGTGTGAATTATGGAGACTAGTCCTTTCACAAAACGTAGAGTTTCTGAGAGACAGTATTGTCTATGCACATCTCAGATCCCCACTCCACAGTAAAGGGATATTGCCAGCATATCATAgacaaaaaatagaaaattctcgaTGTAATGTTGAGAGGATTGAGAACCTGATATTCTATTTAGTTGATAATCAACCAAGGAAAATATTGCGATTTTTGGAAATCCTGGCTGACAAAAGTAATGGATATTTGTTTgtgtttgaatatttaaaatcaaaGTATGACAGATATTTAGAAGGCAGTTTGAGTACTTTTTGTGGTGTCCGCATTGTTACAACAACTGAATCAAAAAGTAGAAAGTTTTCACTTATTTTTCGTCACACactgagaagacttttaaacgAGAACGAAATGCAGAGTTTTCGAAAGCTTCAAAACTTTGCCATCAACAAATGGAATCAAAGGAATTCCCAAGAAATGAAGTATGAAACAGTTGTTGAACTTacagatttatattttatggCACTTGATTCCGAGGCAGAAACCAAGCGATTACGATACGAAACAGCTGATTTCAATGAAGATGTTTTTCAAGAAATGGAGAAATTGATACCTAATTCTTCAAACCCAACCAGGAGTTCGATGCAATACCATTCTAGAGTTGGTTCATATTTAAACATGTCTGGTCAGCCATATGACATTTCGAAAAGTCATTTATTGATAGCATTTCAGCAATCGCACACTGTGGAGGCTTGTTGTGAAAAGGGACTTCTTTTCTATGCATACTTTAATTTCATTTCGAAGCCCTATGATAATAATCCATGTCACGGTAGCAGGAATGAATTGCTAAATCTCTTGAAATATGctctggatatattttctttgggTGACGAACAAATTCGTTCCGATTTCCAGCGAGTGCTTTTCATAAAGATGGCAATGGTTCTCATAGGAATAGGAATATTTGGACAGGAACTTCAAAGTATCAACATTTCGTCCGAAGACATTACTACTGCAAAAAAGCACCTGACAGAAGTCAGAAAAAAGGATCGTTGGGAAAGGATGGAAGTACgaagaaaaatgttttattatatatgtcTTTCAAGGATATCGAGACTTCGATTAGATATATCGGAAGCGATGAAATATTTGAGTTACGCACGCTTATTTGCTCGAAAAGGAAAATTTCACCGTGAAGGGAACAATATTGAAATAGCTTTTGATAAGCTTGAAATTCTTCAAAGCATTGttaatgttaacattttatAAAGGAAGATATATAACTTCTTAATACATTTGTTTATGTTTCTTGAATACACTGTAGCTGTGTCTTACATGTATACTTGAAACTATCACGTCATTATCTAAATGCATGTACCGATATAATTATGACGCCTTAAAAACATGatacattttcaaaagtaagtatgctatattttacatatttttgtgtgttgttttttatCCCCTTCAAAACAATTTCACTCGCATAGAGATGTCACCATCTGAAAATGAAATGCCACAAACTTTTTTCAGTAATAAATCTTTCCTGTTACCTTGTTTTAATATGATAAAAGCACTATGAGGTGCAATTGACATATCAACTTAAGATAAAAGCCTAGGCTTCCAACTTAACAAGTTATTCGAAAGATGTcataaataaagatatatttttgtATAGTGTCTTGAAACATGAATATTTCTGCATAATCGGCTTTAATTTATTGTTCGCATGACGCATCCCATTTTCCGTTATCAATTTACCCTAATAAATAATGCAAACCGCTAAATATTTTTCCTTCAATCAAACTGCATTTTAGAAAAATTGCAGACATGACTTTATTTTGTTACATCAGATGTACAATAGACAATTTAACAAATCGATACCTGCCATATGATGAAAAGCATGTAATAGTGACTTGCATCTCTGACTGGTTTCGAGAAAATAAACTTGAACTCGATTATGCGTTAATGGGAAGTTTCaaccatttttcaaaattatgttaCACTGTGCAATGTATACTAAAACGAAAGTACGTagcatacatgtaacatacagAAATAAAATTCCGATGATTcatttctattttttctttcattcattgcATAATACTCTGAATAACAAATTTCCCAGTgtattaaaataaattgaaaagaaTCGGACACCATGAAAACATTATTGTTATGAATATAATAGCGGGCATAAATCAATAATTGTGGAACTCTATCATCACACATACTTGCACATGATCCCCAGTATTAACCCTCTCTTCCAGAAGTCTTAATCTTGGTACAGCTTCACAGTCATTTCGGTATGGAGATTTACGACCTTGAACTTAACAAATGTCTACTTCGGAGAAATATTGGATATTTGAGGGACAATCTTGTATATGAGTATATCAAAGTTGCACTCATTGGTGCTGGAATTTTAACAGAAACAGTTAGAAAGGATATCGAAAACCAGCTAGACTGTCAACGAATAGAaaacattatattacatttgatCGACTCGTCGCCGCAAAAGATCCCCGACTTTCTGGAAGtgttaaaagataaaagaaaCGGATATGTATTTGTTTATGATTACTTGAATCAAGAACTGAGTAAGTCAGATAAACCTCGAGATGTTAAGATTCATAAGACGGAAATGTCTGAGAGGAAACGAGAAATAAATGTATCATATAGACATATTTTGATGCGGCTTTCACACGAAAATCAAGTTCTACAGCTACAACAGCTACAACAGTGTGTCATAGTACAGTGGAATGACGGCTTATTGCAACCTATGTCTGCCAGGAGGAAGATGGATCTAGCAGATCAGTTTATAATGGCCATTGATTCAGAAATAGAATACAAACGTATAAAGTCAGACAAAGGACTGTTACAAAGTGGCCTATTTGAGAAACTCATGACAGCAATACCGTTCACAGAAAACCCCGCACGATCAACAATGTTGTACCTAGCACGTTTTGGGTCAGCAATGAGTTTAGCGGGTGAATCTTACCAATGTTCATTAAGCTACGTAGAACAGGCCATACAACAGTCACAGGGCGTTTATCCGGGGCGAGAGACGGGAATGgttcactatatatattttaatatgttATCTAGtgaatatgaacaaaatccaacAAGGGCACTTCAGAGAAAACTCTTGGATATTGCGAAGAAAACTATTGACCACTTTGCAATGGAAAACAATGAACAAGTAAACTGTGATTATAGACGGTTTGTTCTCATCAAAATCGCTATGATTCATCTTGGAATTGGAATATTTGGGGACTTCATTCCGAATACTGATGTTGATTTCGATGATTTGCGATCATCAAAAGATTGCTTGCAAGAAATTGAAAACCCTGATATGTGGAGTCGCATGGAAGTAAgaagaaaaatgttttttaataCTGCTAAATCGAAAGTAAGGTTTGTGGAAAATGACATTACTGGGGCATTGAAACATTTAGAAAGCGCCAAGGTGTTTGCATTAGATGGAAACTATGACAGAGAGAAAAAGATCATTGAAGAAAAGACCGCTTTACTGAAGAAATTGCAAGAACATGAACCTCACAAAATACCTTAACATTTCCTTTTCtcttgtttcatacatgtatgtgataaaagTTTGTATGTAAAGACCTTTTTATCTTGTGATTCGATTCTCTTTCAtatgtgaatattttattgaacatagatgttaactgCAAGTTGGCAAGTCAACCTTATGACAAACAGAATTACCTCAGCTTTTCATTTGTAAATTCCcacttttacatgtatgtagcaatatttcattatcaccatatcatatgatgtttatgtctctaAACTGATTTAATATGCGAGatcatgttctgcgtatgatcattttGGAAACCgtggtaagctactgacaaatgagTTGATGTTATTGTTACATGtaggatgcttacttctcctaggcacctgatcccacctctggtgtgttcatggatccgtgtttgtcctattcTTAATTTGATaatctttatgggatttatgaaattgatactgtttgttatcttcatttttctaTACATGTCCAGTAATcccaatcatttttttttcaatcatcaTATGAAATGAATCGCGGCCTTGAGTTCGAAAAACGTGCATGTCTGACAATTCAAATGTGAGCAAATGTTGAATATTTGGGGAACATGGCTACGTAACTACAATTACTAGTCTGATTTATTTGGAATTACGTTCAAATATTCCATCCCGAGATTTACCGCGAAAATCACACCCTCGACTTCTGTAACAGAATATGACGGTCCAACTACTTCATGTACTTGAGAAATGGAATACGAAAGTTGAACATGAAATGACAAAATCAGGTCACAGCGAGGACAGCGAGCTCTAAAGATTAGGGCAAAGAAAGTTCGAGTCTACGCAGCGAGGAGGCCATCCATCAAGTACCAAGCAGAACAAGCGTCGAAGAAAATTCCCACAATCCTAACGATTGTCCTTTTTGATATCACAAAGTCGCATCTTGTTGATCTGTGGTATCTTAAGTAGATTATTTCAATCTTATCCTAGTCTTGTGTTCGGTACACAATGCAGTTTGTATAAGGAAATGTTGTCGACCATAGCCGAAGCAATACGATATATGTGTGACATTACCATCTATGttttgacgtcataatataCAGTAACTAAAGAAGTAGAGGATCTAAATGGGAGTTTGCTTTATGCAACAGAAGATACAAACCTCTGGTTTTGCTGCATCTAAGAATTGTTACTGTTCACGTCGAGTTTTCAGTTTCAATTCCTTGGTGTACCCAGTCCGGCGATGTTAAACCTGGTGACACTCCCACCCTTTGTCTCAGGGTAAGTTAGCATGGTGTGCATGAGCAAGTTAAAAATCAACCATGCCACTTTCCAATGAGAGGGAAGTTGTATTTACTTTTCTGAGAAGATGTACGTGTAGCTTTAAGCTTGACATCAAATGATCATGATGAGTTTGATAAATAATAAGCTTTTCAAGAATATCAATTACCGATTTAAAAAAGGGAGGATCTAACAcataacaaacttgaatgtccATTTATTTACAAGATGCGAATGCtaattaaaattcaaagattAGAATTCTGTGTGATGTGATATCGTTCTTGAATAAAAAGATTCTTTGACTTTGCAGACCCTCACTCTCGAGACTTTGTATGAGCGCGAGTCTGGTAGGTTTGTGATTTCAAGACGAAGCTTAGCGAGATATCGGTATCGTCAGTGATAGGATGATGGAGAAACATCTGCAAAACATGGTGGTACAGATGTTCGAAGACTGAAGTTGTACAAGTCTGTCTACAAAGCTGAAAATTAgacattttaaatgaaagattcTCAATTATCTCTCCTAAAAGACATaactgtatattttttaaaaatcgctCATTTTCCTTCATGGGAGTCGCCATTTTGGTTTAGTTCTATCTACTgcttacaaaaataaaattagaatcCTACTAGATTCTCGCTCGTGCAAAGTCTCGAAAGTGAGAGGTACTATTGAACAAGATTCTCTTGCAACCTCTCATACTAAATGGAGCATTTTCCTATTCTGTTCTTTGATATAACAGTAGAATATCTAATAGATAGAAACTGCTGTATTTCACGTGAATTCCCCTTAATATTCCTCTAAACTTCGGACTATATAGTGAGTGATACACACCGAATTCCGTGCAGAAGAACAACGTTTTAAACTGTATTTCACACAGTAAGGAAACACTCTACAAACTGTTACATCTTTTCACTCAAAACTATGGCAAggcatttcattatttatttcaaaaataaatttccactattttgccttcgatatctttaccactTGAAACGATTGCCAATatacaatgcgcgtatgaatcttgataaatataggaCGATATTTTAACAGTGGGGAATATTCCAAAAGAAATGAAAGTTAAATGTAAAggtatgaatttcatttttgaaaatacatgagaacATGAACAGCGATGTTTCACGCCAGCATGTTTTTCATGAACCGCATTACCTCTTTGTGAAGTATGCTGGCGGAAAGCGCcacagttcatgccctcatatATTTTCGAAAAtcatttcctatatatttctctaaTTCGGAgaagtattttttattttaaagcgATATCTTATTAGATAAACAATTGAGAAATATTTCTCATCCTAGCTATATAGAGAACCCAAGTTAAACTTGACACTATGCTACTAGTCAATGTAGCAATTACCAGTAATTTTAGTTATGGCCATTACAAATGGATAATGATAAAGCATAACTTCATGTGGTAATATGAATGCATCTACAGacacatttgttttaaaaatatatattcaagtGCAAtagataatttatttatttttaatatatgtttatatatttctcCTTTTTTGTCAAGAGATATAGTGAATAACAATATAAACATATCTACAAAATGTAGTAAGTTCAAATTTGTTCCTATCAACTTTGAAAACAGCCAAGGGAATTAAAATCCAGAGATAATTATCAGACAGCTTGCATAGCTCTGCCTGGCGGCAACTGGTTAAAACCACCTCATGACCTCCTTGAACTTGCGTTCGCGTATTGCGCGTGCGTCACTTAAATGGTGAAGGCCACGCATTGGAGAAATCATTGTAATCAAATGGATAAAACATATTTCCTCAGCTTTAATTAGAGAGATGTCTCTTGCTAAAAATCTGTAAGAAATATCTCTAGATATTTTACATTGATATGTAAAAAGACATCTAGAGATATTCCTAtagattatttttttaaaatagatatataagtTAAAAAGGCATTTCTCTAAGTTAAAGCAAATTAAGCCATACATACATGTGACATCtttatatatgtacactgtatgagttatgagattgatcactgttcgttatcttcccctttcatgATATCTCTGTTTTATAAATAGTAAAATGGCTTGCCATATAAAATAGTCAATTTaggcgggttcgaatcccggtctggtccgttgcattttctccctccCTGTTACAGTACCATCATGGCGATGGCACGATGGAGCACATACAACTATATGGCTGCAATAAGAGTCGCGATCCACACCATCACCatttttacaaaacatatttGCGTGTTTTATTGTAAATCTTGAATTTACTGGATGGGTGTAAACCCAGAATTTACAATATGACATTTTACGGAAATGTTTGAGTAGGTTTACTTAGTAAGAGCCCCATGCACAGCTCTGCTCTAAAGCCGAGGAACTAAGTTCCTATGAAATGATCAACTGGGCACGATTtggattgaattttttttattattattattacatttaCAACGCTAAACTTACtaaaggtatttctaatggtcagcaaatatttgaatatcaaACGAGATGCAGCACTCACaattttttgttatgtaaacaaggctgctgccttgtttttgtttatacatAGATTGCGTAATAGAAAAtataatgtttaaaacaaaatgagatgtgacaaacactagaaactttaagtgtgttcagaattaacttgtaaatagagaaaatttgtttttaacgaaacttttactattATATCTAAcctctgtaaacaaaaacacgaCGCGAGCCTTGTTTATACACAACAAAGACTTGTGAGGCTCTATGTATCTCTCTTGtaactcgacaactgacattcattTTTTTGCATTAGAAAATACATTTTTCCCCAATAGAAATACCTTTGTTaatcattgtaaacattaaaaattgaaagaataaaaatttgaaaattcagttTCACGTACTGTATACCTGTAAAGTATAATTTACAGCCGATGATCTCACGAGAAACTTCGTACCAAGGACAAATTCGTGTCAAATGAAGAAATACTCAAAGTTTTAAACTGCGAGGATTCTTATGGTACGTGTACCTGTACTATTTACAAACAGGTGGGGAAATACCTGTACGTTTAAATGTGGTAACATTTTCTCTGTACTTTCTAATCTAATGTAGtttatcttaaaatttgtaCAGGTGCACAAATCTCaagatatttacaatttttgaattgacaattatatataaataatgtagtTTTTAGTCATCATCAAAAAtaccaatctctcaccagagggcgtattacgctgcgctacaacacctctgtcaacgtctaaatgtcaagattcttggcaaaacttacctatacctacatgtatagcatcatggataataattttataagtttaagttttatgctttaaatcttaaagtaggttcacaaaaacaacgaattccatgattatactagtattattgaatgaatgaatatttatataaaccttctaattcgctcaggtgtctcatatttaccatcttctgattttaaaaaaattcagagaagtgtttgatttgctcagatattatcattacagttcgatatgctaagttagtttttgtacattttaatataactttttagacgttgacagaggtattagtggagcgtagcgggaacgataactctgggtagagattgcaaAAATACATCCACACTTACAAATGTCCTTGTAGTTTCAGTAAAAACAGTTATTTTCATGTATACTTTTATGTTCCATATTGGCAAtcgtaaaatatttaaaacctcttgtttaaaaaggatttttttaaaaactcattGGGCCAAGTCAATGATTAATAGCGTCAATTTCCTGTTTAGTCTTGAAATCGGAGGGCGCTgacaaaatgaaagtagaaatacTCCGCGGTAAGTCACATTCATcttcaaattgaaatttcaaagaatgatcaattaaaacaaaattataatcATTCGATAAGATTCATTGATCCTCATAACGTTGTTCTTACCAATAATCAATCTGTATTATCAAGACAATAATAATGTGCTATATACTGATTAACATCACTCTACCAGCTTAGGCAAACCTAAAATGTTATCAATTGCGTTCCAAATTGCTGGAGTACATCTATCAGGACTTTTAAAACTGTTTGTGCTTTGGCCCCTAATGGATCTATAAATTGTACTGTTAATGAAAGGtagatatgaatatatgtatataataaatactacatgtacaagaaaGAAAACTCTAGAAATCGTATGTGCAATcggtatatcaaaatattatgatCTCATTATACAATAATGAATACAATCATATGCTATGAAATAGTTTTCGAAAGAAAAGCATTGCTGGTCCAGCACGGATTGACAATGAGAAGAATGGCAACATACAGATAAGCAACGCGAGACAGTCAGAAATATCTAGTCGACATTGAGTCAAAGtggcaacatacatgtatacatggaGATATCGACATGAAACAATCAAAGTGGTAATTCATAGAGTGGGGACGTGAAACAATTTATAGACTGgcaatatatagatatgaaagACACGAGACAATAAGAAAAGTGACAAGTGTACATGGACGATATGAAACAATCAGAATAAGTGATAAtgtgcaatgtacatgtataaataggCGACAAAAGTGAAACACAGCTTGGGTTAAAGTACAATTAGGACATCCAAAAATAACTAGTGAAAGGACTTATGGAAATTGAGAATAAACAAgattaaataaacatgattattCCAAACTCACAAAATAATTAGTATATCAACTTGAAAACATTTCCTGGCTAACGTTtctagataaaattttgtgcaatgaaatatgaagataacgaacagtgatcaatctcataaaccccataagcaatacaaaatagatagttggacaaacacgggcccctgaacccaccagaggtgggatcatgtgtctaggaggagtaaacagcccctgtcgaccggtcacacccaccgtgagccctatatattgatatgCAATGTGATTCAAAAGAAATATGGTCTTTTCCTCTGGgtctgaaagaaaaaaaggacTTCAAAATATTCCAAACTACAGAAACCATTATAATTCTATGGCGGAATACTTCTTCCCAACCAAGTTTGTCGAAACATATGACGTTTTATCTCAAATAAAAAGGAAGCGCTTACGACATCCAATGctcgttttctttctttctttctttggtttttcaaaagaaaagttGACTTTCTGTAAGTATTTCTCAGGGCAATGTTGCCAACAATTCTAAGTTAAGATCTTAAATTCATTATCATTCTGTTTGAAAAgtcatattcatatatatatatatatatatatatatatatatatacatacataatctcaaaatataatacatgtaaatatatggacaAACAAGAAATCAGGGTTTCTCcagttatataaatataaatattttattcattatagaATCAACATCAGCATCCGAAAtaaatttcctatatattccaaTTCCAAGATCAATACCGGTGgatttcataaaacaaacattacaTATCTGGAATTTACAAATCTAGAACAATAAAACACTAGAGAGCACACATAATTAGAGCATATTGATAGAAGAATTACAACACATTTCTTAAACACTTCAATACttataaaatgtgaaaaatgaatACAGGTATTAACCAATACAATTTTCATTGCAGGAGATGAGAGGGGTTCAGAACCAATCTCTCAGATCTagacatacatatttatatGTAGCAACATGATAACACTTcatgataaaatgaaaatggaTTACCGACAGATTAAATATCATGCAAATAAAATAATCAGACATTATCGCACCAAAGGCTGGTGATGTCATGAAGGAATATGTTTTGTAGAAAAAGAAAACGATACAGTACACCTGGACAAGAAATAGTCATCGATGTTTAGACAGGGAAACACGTGCTGCGTAgacattttctgtaaatacgtgCCTTGCAGACACGGGTCGATATGACACACGATACTGATACATATACCTGCGTATATTTCAGTACTGTACAAAAGAAAATTCCGTTTGTTTTTGTATCATGAATGAGTTTAGAACGCAAACACTACAATTGCTTTTCAGGAATGAGATTGACTTTCTTTGTAACAGTTTAGACTTTCTCATCTTAAAGGCCTACCTCATTAAACATAACATAGTGCCGCGGAGtaaaatgaaatcaattgaacactttaaaGTGAAATTTCAACAAATAGAATCACTCGTGAAATGTTTGATCGAAGAAAGACCACAGAAGATATTTCCATTTatggaaattttgaaaaatgaatctCTTGGTTATAAATTTGTTTACGATTATCTAATTGCAAAATTTGGTGCGGCGTCCATTCCAGGTGTACAGACAATTTCGAAAACAATACCAGGCAGCCAACGAAGAGTCTTTGAATTGTCCTTTCGACACTTTCTGAAGAGACTATTGCACAGGAATGATTTGGGAGCTTTTGAGCAGCGTCGACAAGAAGTCATATCAGCATGGAAACAGTGCACGTTTGCACAAAAAAGCCTTCTAGCGGATCGTTACTGCATGGTGCTGGATGCTGAGGTAGAGCGAAGATTAGTGAAAGTAGACAGAACGTTAGTAGACAGTGACATTTTTACAGAGATTCTTAAATGTGCTCCATTTACTGCTAACCCCAATCTCCACATAATGCTGTATCTTGCTCGGTATTCGTATGCCTTGTTTGTCGGTGGTAAATCGTATGAGGAAGTTTTGAGTTA is part of the Ostrea edulis chromosome 2, xbOstEdul1.1, whole genome shotgun sequence genome and harbors:
- the LOC125679667 gene encoding uncharacterized protein LOC125679667 isoform X2; translated protein: MNEFRTQTLQLLFRNEIDFLCNSLDFLILKAYLIKHNIVPRSKMKSIEHFKVKFQQIESLVKCLIEERPQKIFPFMEILKNESLGYKFVYDYLIAKFGAASIPGVQTISKTIPGSQRRVFELSFRHFLKRLLHRNDLGAFEQRRQEVISAWKQCTFAQKSLLADRYCMVLDAEVERRLVKVDRTLVDSDIFTEILKCAPFTANPNLHIMLYLARYSYALFVGGKSYEEVLSYIDQARTHIADIEPCRETGIVLYILFNMKSVSYEKHPTEKVKMELLDIVQQAIDHFSNEDEVISEDFRRILLIKKAMLYLGLGIFGQNNTNLIISDEDIANARCCLRKVREQKMWERMETRWEMFYYLCKVKYLQLTDADNKHIETQISLTKKARSCSIQGEYREERQNIDAMLEYLLEVQQTILKNVHVASVK